TATTTTTTCCATTGTACTAGGTATTTTAAAGGGTTTCTTCTTTCCTTTACTTTTAGGCTTTATTAGTTTGCCAAACAACTTGACTACCTTGTCGTTGTTTACTTGCCCATACCATTTGTTTTTGGGCATAATGCCTACCAATGGTGCCATTTTACAATTGCC
This is a stretch of genomic DNA from Microscilla marina ATCC 23134. It encodes these proteins:
- a CDS encoding (2Fe-2S) ferredoxin domain-containing protein, whose protein sequence is MSNKLNLPPKTVLVCTGSKCGSKGGNNHYKSLRAMTRSAGKKDEVQIIRTACSGNCKMAPLVGIMPKNKWYGQVNNDKVVKLFGKLIKPKSKGKKKPFKIPSTMEKIK